GGCTGCGGACGGTGGCCTCCCCCTACGCCGACGAGGAGTACGTGGCCATGCCCGCCCTGCCCCTGGACGTCGCGCTCGTGCACGTCAACCGGGCCGATCCCGTCGGCAACGTGCAGTACCTCGGCCCGGACCCCTACTTCGACGACCTGTACGCGATGGCCGCCGGAGCCTGCTACGTCAGCTGCGAGGAGATCGTCCCGACGGGCCGGCTGCTCGACCACGCGCCGGCGCAGACCCTGCTGTTCAGCCGGATGTACACGACCGGGGTCGTCGAGACCCCACGCGGGGCCCACTTCACCTCGTGCGTGCCCGACTACGACCGCGACGAGGCGTTCCAGGCCCACTACGCGGCCGCCGCGAAGGACCCCGAAGCGTGGCAGGGCTTCGCGCGGACGTTCCTCGACGGCGGCGAGCAGGACTACCAGGCGGCCGTGGCGCGCTTCCACGACCACGCGGCACCACGTCAGGAGTCCCGGGCATGACGGTCACCAGGGCGGAGATCTGCGCGGTCGCGTGCGCGGACGCGTGGCGCGACTCGGGCGAGGTGCTGGCCCACGCCGTCGGCGTCGTGCCCACCATCGGCGCACGGCTGGCCCGGCTCACCCACAACCCGGACCTCGTCCTGTCCGACGGCGAGGCGTTCCTCCTGGCCGGCCCGCCGCCGGCCGGTGCGACGGCGGAGGACGGCGGCGTGATCGAGGGCTGGATACCGTTCGGGCGGATCTTCGACATCGTCGCGAGCGGCCGCCGGCACAGCATGATGGGCGCGAGCCAGCTGGACCGGTACGGCAACCAGAACATCTCGCTCATCGGCGACTGGCGGCGGCCGAAGCGCCAGCTGATCGGCGTGCGCGGCGCGCCCGGCAACACGGTGAACCACCGCACGGACTACTGGGTGCCGCGGCACTCGGTGAAGGTCTTCGTCGACCGGGTGGACGTGGTGTGCGGCGTCGGCCACGACCGGGCGCGGGCAGGCGGCGCCGGGCGGTTCCACGACCTCGGAGTGGTGATCACCGACCTGGCGGTGCTGGACTACGACGCGGCGGGGCGGCTGCGGCTGCGCTCGGCGCACCCGGGGGTCGCAGTGGCGGACGTGGTCCGCAACACCGGGTTCGAGCTCGACACCACCGGCGCGACCACGACCCGGCTGCCGACCGCGGAGGAGCTGCGGCTGATCCGCGAGGTTCTCGATCCCGCAGGCAGCCGGGACCAGGAGGTTCGGCCTAGCTCGTGAGGAGACCGCCGTAGAGGACGTCGAGGTACTGCTTGGCCACCGCCTCCGGCTTGTACTTGCCGCGGGGGCGGTACCAGCGCACCGTGGACCACACGGTGTCGCGGATGAACCGGTACATCAGGTTCATGTCGACGTCCTCGCGGAACACCCCGGCCTTCTGACCGGCGAGCAGGACGCGCAGCCACGCCTTTTCGACCTGGCGGCTGCACTCGCCGACGTACTCGAAGCCCGGCTGCCGCAGCAGCGTGTCCACCTGGTTCTGGTAGAGCGCGACGGCGTGCGGGGTGGTCGAGATCGACTGGAACGATGCCGCGATCAGCTCGTCGAGGGCCTGGCGGGGGTCCTCGAACTCCCGCTCGATCCGGTTGAACCGGTCGAGCAGGTCGGTGAGGAACCCGCGCAGGATCTCGTCGAGCATCGCCTCCTTGGAGCTGAAGTGGTGGTAGAGGCTGCCGGAGAGAATGCCGGCCTCGTCCGCGATGTCGCGGACCGTGGTCTCGGCGTACCCGCGGGTGGCGAACAGCGCCGCGGCGATGCCGAGCAGTTCGTCCCGGCGGTCCGAGCCGCTGGTGCCGCCGGCCGGGCCCGCCGCACGTTTGGCGCTGCCCCGACGGGTCCTCGTCGCCATCTCGCTTCCCTCCCGCAGTCGCGAACTCCACACCAAGCGATTGGTTTTCCGAAGTTTGCCACAGTCGGGCCGGCACGGCTGGCACGACCTGCCCCGCGGGAGCGATCCGGGCGGTTTGGGTCTGGCCCCGCCGCACCCCCGCCGTTAGTATACCTAGCAAGCACTTGGTCGTTTTGGAGGAGAGCTGTGGGCACGGTGGACACCCCGATGACCATCCCCGGCCTCGTCGCCGAGGTGGCGCGCAGGCATCCCGACCAGCCGGCGGTCGTCGACGGGAACGTCCGGATCACCTACGCGCAGCTGGCCGAGCAGGTGACCGGCACGGCTCGCGCGTACGCGGAACGCGGGCTGCGCCGGGGCGACCGGGCCGCGGTCTGGGCCCCCAACCGGCTGGAGTTCGTGCTGGCCGTCCTCGGCGCGCAGACCATCGGCGCCGCGGTCGTGCCGCTGAACAGCCGGTACCGGGGTCACGAGGCCGCGACGATCCTCGCCCGGTCCCGCGCTGCCACACTCGTGCTCGCCGGCGGCTTCCTCGGCACCGACTTCCTGGGCATGCTCCGCGCCGCCGCCGCCGAGCTGCCGGGCCCGGCCGGGCACGGCCCGGTACCCGGCCTGCCGCACCTGCACACCGTGGTCGACCTGGGCGCCGCGACCTCCGACGGGGACGTGCTGTCCTGGGCCGGGTTCACCGAGGGCGGACGGGGCGTCGACGAGGACCGGTTCGCGGCCATGGTGGCCGCCGTCACGCCGGACGACATCTGCGACATCATGTTCACCTCGGGCACCACGGGGGTGCCCAAGGGGGTGCTGAGCGCGCAACGGCAGACGATCGACGTCGCCCGGATCTGGGCCGAGCGCGCCGGGCTGGGCACCGGCGACCGCTACGCCGTCGTCAACCCGCTCTTCCACGGTTTCGGCTACAAGGCGGGCATGATCGCCTCGCTCACCGCAGGCACCACGATCTACCCGGTCGCCGCGTTCGACAGCGAGGCACTGCTGGAGCTCATCCAGGCCGAGCGGATCTCCGTGCTGCCGGGCCCGCCGACGCTGTTCACGTCGCTGCTCGACCACCCGCGGCTGCACCAGTACGACACCTCGTCGCTGCGGTACTCGGTGGCCGGCGCGGCGACCGTGCCGCGATCGCTGTTCCGGCGGATGCGCGACGAGCTGGGGTTCGACTCGGTGAGCCAGGCGTACGGCCTGACCGAGGCCGTCGTCGTCACGCAGTCCCGGCCGGGCGAGGACCCGGAACACCTCGCCGAGACCACCGGCCCACCGGTCGAGGGCATGGAGGTGCGGATCGCCGACCCCGACGGCCGCGAGGTGCCGGCCGGCGAGGAGGGCGAGGTCCTGATCCGCGGTCGCAACGTCATGCTCGGCTACTTCGAGGACGAGCGCGCCACGGCTGCGGCGATCGACGCCGGCGGCTGGTTCCACAGCGGCGACATCGGCAGGGTCGACGAGCACGGATGCCTCCAGATCACCGACCGGATCAAGGACATGTTCACCGTCGGCGGGTTCAACGTCTACCCGGCGGAGGTGGAGAACGTGCTCGCGTCCCACCCGGACGTGTCGGAATCGGCCGTCGTCGCGAAACCGGACCCGCGGATGGGATCGGTGGCGCTCGCGTTCGTCGTGCCGCGCCGGAACGCCACCCCGAGCGTGGCGGAGCTGATCGAGTACTGCCGGGCGCGGCTGGCGAACTTCAAGGTGCCGCGCGAGATCGTGGTGCGCGCGGAGCTGCCGAAGAACGCCAGCGGCAAGATCCTCAAAACCGAACTGCGCGCCGCCCAGCGGGCGTGAGGCGGTTCTGGGCCGGCGGTCAGGCGCCGCCGGCCCAGAACTCCTGCCACGACCGCCACTTCTCCGGCAGCGTGGCCGAGTCGACCAGCGGGTTTCCCGGGAAGTGGAACCGGCCCCCGGCCTCGTTCGGGCCGTGCCGCACGTCGGCCGCGTAGAAGGGCTGCACGGTGCGGCTGCGGAACCGCCACCCCTCCGGCGTGCGCTCGTAGCGGTCCCAGTACTGCATCGGCATGACGATCCACTCGTCGCCGACCTCGTGCTCCGGACGGCAGTACACCACACCCGTGGCGTGGTCGGCGTCGGTGAACTCGATGACGTGGTTGCCGATCAGGTGGAACGTGACCCCGTACGGGCGCAGCACCGGGCCGAACCAGGCGGCGAGCGCCTCCCGACCGGTGCCACCGCCGGCGACGCGCACGTCGGGGACGAACAGCGACACGAGGCGATCGACGTCACGGGAGTCCAGCGCGAGCGCGTAGGTGCTCACGAGCCGGCGGATCTCCTCGATCGATTCCAGGCGGTCGAGCCGGTCGGCGACGGACATGCGCGCTCACCCCTCATCTCGGTGCGTGCTGCAGGAAGGCGGGCCACTCGCCCCCGCCGTCGACGTTGAGCACCGCGCCGGTGATGTGCGCGGCGAGGTCGGTGGCGAGCAGGAGGCACGCCTGCCCGACGTCGGCGGGCGTGGCGAAGACTCCGCGCGGGATGGTGGCGGCGATGCGCGCGACCTGCTCGGCGTCGCCGTAGTGATCGGTCGCGCCGGGCGTGGCGACGAGCCCGGCGCTGATCGCGTTGACCCGCACGCGCGGCGCCCACTCGACGGCGAGGCTGCGGGTGAGGCTCTCCAGCGCCGCCTTCGCCGCACCGTAGACCGCGGTGCCGGGACTCGCGCGGCGCGCGCTGATCGAGGTGATGTTGAGGACGACCCCGCCCTCGTCCTGCGCGCACATCACCGGGTGCACGGCGTGCGCGACGTAGGCCGCGCTGAGGAAGTTCAGCTCGACGATCCGGCGGTGGAACCGCGTGGAGGCGCCGGCGAACTCGCTGAACGGCGCTCCGCCGGCGTTGTTGACGACGATGTCGATGTGCCCGTGCCGCTCCGCGACCTCCTCGACCCAGCGGGCGATCTGCTGTTCGTCCCGGACGTCGACCCGGGTGTAGCCGGGCACCCCGTCCCGGTCGCTGCGGCCACACGTCTCGACGGCCGCGCCCGCGGCGCGGAAGGTCTCGACGATGCCGGCGCCCACGCCGCGCGCACCTCCCGTCACCAGAGCGACCTTGCCCGACAGGCCCAGTTCGATCGTCACTTCCCCGTCCCCCTTGCCGCTCGATTCGTCACCAACCTCCATCCTAGCGTGGAAAACCAAACAAATGCTAGGTTCGGTGAGGAGTCGATGACCTGGGAGGTCTTTCTGATGGAGTACGCCGTGATGGCGCCGGTGGCGGCGGGGGTGACCGCCCGTCCGGAGTGGATGGCGGGATTCGCCCGGCACGTCGAGGAATGCGGCTTCGATTCGATCGTCGCGGTCGAGCACACCGTGGTGGTGAACCGGTATTCCAGCGTCTACCCCTACGCCAGCTCGGGGAAGATGGAGCTGGCCGACGACTGTGACATCCCCGACCCGCTGGACCTGCTGATGTTCCTCGCCGCGCACACGAGCCGGGTCGAGCTCGCGACCGGCGTCCTCGTGCTCCCCAACCACCATCCCGTCGTGCTCGCCAAACGCGCCGCGACGCTCGATGCGCTCTCCGGCGGGCGGCTGCGGCTGTCCGTGGGTGTCGGCTGGATGCGGGAGGAGATCGAGGCCTGCGGTGCGGAGTTCGGCACCCGCGGGCGGCGCGCCGACGAGCAGATCGACGTACTGCGCCTGTTGTGGACTGACCGTTCCCCCACCGGAGCCGACCACGATGGGGAGTTCTTCACGTTCCGCGGTGCGATGACCTACCCGAAACCGGCGCGCCCCGGTGGCGTCCCGATCCACATCGGCGGGCACAGCCGGGCCGCCGCGCGGCGTGCCGGACGGCGCGGCGACGGGCTGCAGCCGATCGGGGTCGACGGCGAGCGGCTGCGGGAACTCCTCGACCTCATGCGCCGCGAGGCCGAGCTGGCCGGCCGTGATCCGGACGCCCTGGAAGTGACGCTCGGCCACTCGGTGCGGGCCGTCACCCCGGAGAAGGCCGGGGCGCTGGCAGCGCAGGGGGCGGACCGGCTGGTGCTGCAACCGTCCCCCAGCGACGACCTCTCCGCCGTGCGGGACGAACTGTCCGCGTGCGCGCAGCGACTCGGACTCGCGTCATGACGCTCACCACCGAGGATCGGATGGAACTCGCCGATCTCGTCGCGCGGTACGCCGCAGCCGTGGACGACCGGGACTTCGCCGCGGCCGCCGCGCTGTTCACCGAGGACGCCGTGCTCGCGATCCCGTCCCCGCCGGACGACCTGCGGCCCGTCGTCGTCCGCGACGGACGGGCGGCGATCGCGGAGGCGTTGCACGCCGTCGAGGCGTTCACCCGCACCCAGCACGCGCTGGTCGGCCAGGTCTTCGACGGCGGCCCCGGCGAGGCGAGCGGACGGCTGGCCGCGGTCGCCCACCACCTCGGCCCGGACCCCGCGGGCGATCAGGTGGTCGTCACGTGGTACTTGCGCTACCTCGACCGCTACCGCCGGACCGGCGACGGCTGGCGCTTCACCCGCCGGGAACTGCACCTGGACTGGGTCCAGACCTACACCCCGGACCGGTGGCAGGAACGAGCGCGGAGGGACCATGCCTGACCGGCCACGGGTCTGCGTCGTCACGGGCGGGGCGCTGGGCATCGGCGGTGCCGTCAGCCGCCGGTTCGCCGCGGCCGGCGACCTCGTCGTGCTCAACGACATCGACGCCGGCGCCGCGCGGGCCACGTGCCGCGACATCGAGGCCGCGGGCGGGCGGTGCGTGGTCGTCCCCGGCGACATCACCGAGGACGCGGTCGTGACCGCCACGGCGGAGGCCGCGCTGACCGCGGCAGGCGGCCGGGTCGACGTGCTGGTCAACAACGTCGGGGACTTCCGCCCGGTGGCGTGGACCTTCGACCGGTCCACCCCGGACCAGTGGCGGCGCCTGTACGAGCTGAACCTGCACCACGTGTTCACGATGACCCACGCGCTGCTGCCGGCGATGATCGGCCAGGGGCACGGCGCGATCGTGAACAACGCGACCGTGGAGGCGTTCCGCGGCATCCCGGGCAAGGCCGTCTACTCGGCGTTCAACGCGGGCGTCGTGGCGTTCACCCGCAGCCTCGCCGTCGAGGCCGGGCGGCACGGTGTGCGGGTCAACGCCATCGCCCCCGACCTCGCCGACACGCCGCAGACCCCCGCCGCGGCCATGCTGCGCGGCCGCGATCCGGAACTGATCCGGTCGTGGGTGCCGATGGGCCGGTTCGGCGACCCGGACGACTACGCCGCGGCGGTGTGGTTCCTCGCCTCCGACGAGGCGCGCTTCATCACCGGCCACACGCTGCCCGTCGACGGCGGCACGCTGGCCGCGTCCGGCTGGTACGGGCGCGCGGACGGCAAGGGGTGGACGAACCTGCCCGGCCGGCCCTGACACGAGGTGGTGCCCGGTTCCCGGGCACCACCTCGTGCCGGTCATTCCGCCGGGACCCGTCCGAAGTAGGCGTTGCGCAGGCGGTCGAGGTCGGTCAGCTCCGCCGCGGGCGAGGACAAGACCAGCCGGCCCATGTCGAGCACGACCACGTGATCGGCCACCCGGACCGACGCCTCGACCGCCTGCTCCACCAGCACGATCGCGAGCCCGGTCTCCTTGAGCTCGGCGACCCGCGCCATGACCTCGTTCACGATCACCGGCGCGAGACCGCCCGAGGGCTCGTCGAGCAGGAGCAGGGACGGGTTGGCCATGAGCGCCTGGCCGATCGCGAGCATCTGCTGCTGCCCGCCCGACATGCTGCCGGCCGGCAGTCCGCGCTTCTGCCCGAGCACGGGGAACAGCTCGTAGATCCACCCGGCCTCCCGCACCAGTGCGGACCGGCTCATCCGCCGGGTGTAGCCGCCCATCACGAGGTTCTGCTCGACCGTCAGGGAGTGGAAGACCCGCTTGCCTTCCTGCACGTACGCCATGCCGCGGCGCACGCGCTGGTGTGGCGCGGCCTTCGTGACGTCCTCCCCGGACAGCGTGACCGTGCCGCCGGTGACCTTGTTCAGGCCGGACACCGCCCGCAGCGTGGTGGTCTTGCCCGCCCCGTTGCGGCCGAGCAGCACGGTCAGCTGCCCCGGGTAGACGTCGAACGACACGTCCCACACGACCCGCAGGTCGCCGTACCCGGTGGCGAGGTTGCGCACCCGCAGCACCGGCTCCGCCGTCGTCATGCCTGCTCTCCCTGCGCTCCGGCGAGGTCGGCCTCGCCCTCGATCCCGAGGTACTCGCTCGCGACCCGCGGGTCGTTCTCGATGACCTCCGGCGGGCCGGAAGCCATCACCTGGCCGTGGGCGAGCACGACGATGTCGTCGGCGAGATCCAGCACGAGGCGGAAGTTGTGCTCCACGAGCACCACCGTGCCGCCCGCGTCCCGGATCCGCCGGATCAGCCCGGCGAGCCGCTCGATCTCGTCCTCGTCCAATCCGGACGCCGCCTCGTCGAGCAGCAGCACGCCACCGCCGCCGATGAGCGCCCGCACGACCTCCAGCAGCCGCCGCATGCCCAGCGGCAGCGACGCGGCCTCCACGTCACGCAGCCCGGTCATGCCCGCGAGGGCGAGCACGCGCTCCGCCTCCAGCCGGTCCTCGCGCCGCACCCGCCGGAAGCGGGGGCCGCGGAACACCGCGGACAGGATCGACGCGCGGTGCGCGGTGTAGCGGCCGGAGATGACCGCCTCCAGGACGGTGATGCCCTCGGGGATGTTCGGCGTCTGGAACGTCCGGGCCACCCCGGCGCGGGCCACCTCGTGCGGCGCCAGGCCGTGGATCTGCCTACGCCCCACCGAAATCGTGCCGGCGTCGGTGCGGTAGAAGCCGCACACCATGTTGAGCAGGGTGGTCTTGCCGGAGCCGTTGGGACCGATCAGCGCGGTGACCCGGCCCGGGCGCGCGTGCAGGGTGACGCCCTTGAGCGCCTGGTTGCCGCCGAACGCCTTCGACACATCCTCGACGGCGAGCGTGGCACCGCTGACCGGCGGCAACCCGGCATCCGCCGGCGCGGCGGGTCCGGACCGGACGTTCGCCGCCCGGTCCAGCCAGGTGACGAGCCGCTTGCCGAGGTTCGCGAGCCCGCCCTTGAGCAGCACCCCGCCGACGATCAGGAACACACCCGTGAACACGAGGGCGTACTGCTGGAACTCGGTGGCCTGGTTGGGCCCGAACTGCATGATCGCCGCGCCGACGACCGCGCCGTACACGCTCGCCGACCCGCCGAGGATCGAGGCCGCCAGCACGGTCGTGGCGAGCACGAACCCGAACCCCTCCGGCGAGATGTACAGGTCGACGTTCGCGAAGAGCGCACCGGCCAGACCGGCGGGGAGCGCACCGAGCGCGTAGGCGAGCAGCTTCATCCGGAACACCGAAATGCCCATCGACGACGCCAGCACCGGGCTTTGCTTGAGCACCCGGAACGCCACGCCGTGCCGGGACACCACGATGTTGCGCAGCACGCCGAACCACAGGATCGTCACCACGACGATCACCAGGTACAGGTCGTCGGTGGTGAGCGGCGTGCCGAGCAGCGTGGCCGGTTCGATGCCGCTGAGCCCGTTGCGCCCGCCGGTGGCGCCGGCGAAGATCGTCAGCAGGTCCGGGACGAGCAGCACGAGGAAGAACGACGTCATGGCCAGCGACCAGCTGCCCAGCCGGAGCCCGGGGACACCGGTGATCAGACCGACCAGCAACGCGACGACCCCACCCGCCAGCAGCTGCACGAGGATGTCCGTGACGCCGGCCTTGGACACGAGTCCCGCGGTGTAGGCGCCGGCCGCGTACATCGCGGCCTGTCCCACCGCCAGTTCGCCCGCGAACCCCAGGCTCAGGTTCAGCCCGCTCACGAGCAACGCGAGGATGCACGCGAGGGTGATCTGCCGCGAGAACGAGAAGCCGGGCCCGCCGAGCGGCAGCAGCGCGACGACGACACCGAGCGCGAGGGGCAGGACCCAGCTGGGCACCGCCCGCAGCGCTCGCCACACAGTCAGCATGTCAGACCGCCCTTTCCCGGGTACGGACGAACAGCCCGGCCGGACGGGCCATCAGGATGGTGATGAACACGGCGAACACGGCGATCGTCGCGAACTCGCCGCCGAAGTAGCGGCTCGCCAGCGCTTCCACGAGGCCCACGATCAGGCCGCCGACGAGGGTGCCCGGAATCGACCCGAACCCGCCGATCGCGAGCACCACGAACCCCTTGAGCGCCAGCGCCGTGCCGAGGGTCGCCACGGCGTAGGTCTCGGGTCCGACGAACAGGCCGAGCACCCCGGCGAGGGCGCCCGCGCAGGCGAACGAGCCGAACACCAGCCGTCGCACGTTCACCCCGCGCAGCATCGCGGCCTCGCGGTCTTCGGACATCCCGAGCAGCGCGAGTCCGAGGACGAAGCGCCTGCTGGCCCAGGTCAGCAGCAGGACCAGCAGCACCGCGACCACGACGAGCGCGAGCTCGACCGGGTAGGCCCGGCCGCCGAGGATCGTGAGCACCCCGTCGCCGCCGAAGAACGGGACGGGCAGCGGCTGGGTGCCCCAGATGAGCTGGGCGGCGCCGTCGAGCAGCACCGACGCGCCGAGGGTGGTGACCAGCACCGCGTGCGGGTCCTTCAGCGGCCGGATGGCGACCCGCTCCTCGATCGCGGCGACGACGAACACGACCGCGAGCGCCAGCAGCGCCACGATCGGCGCCGGGAGGTGCAGCGTCACCAGCCCGGTGTAGGCGACGAAGCTGCCGATCATGATCAGCTGCGCCTGCGCGAAGTTGAAGGTCTTCGACGAGATGAAGACGATGTTGTAGCCGATGGCGACGAACGCGTAGACCGCGCCCAGCGCGAGTCCACCGAAGATCAGGGTCATCGGAGCTCGAACCTTCCGCGTGGGAAAGGGGACTTCGCCCGCCCGTCCCGGCGGGACGGGCGGGCGAGGCGAACGGACGGGCCGGTCACGGCCGGAACTGGCCGCTGTCGAGCGGGCTGGGTTTGATGAAGACGAACGCATCCGCCGTGGCGTTCGGCGAGTGCGACGTGGCGCTGTAGTGGTAGTCGTGCAGGATGGCGGTTTTCGCCTTGGCCAGGACCTCCGGCTTCTCGATCGCCTTCGCGATCGCGCCGGGGTCGTCGGCCTTGCCCACGTCGGCGGCTGCCGCGGCCACCAGGGCAAGGGCGTCGTAGTTGTAGGCGTTGATCAGAGTGGACGGGATGACCCCGCCCTCGGCCTTGGCCTTCATCGCCGCCACGGCGGTGTTCACCGAGGTGTCGGCCGGGTCGTACACGGTGCTGTCGAAGACCTCCATCATGAGGTTCGCGACCTGGTCCGTGCCGAGCACGCCGTCCGGCGGAGGGGTCGACACCAGGCTGGTGGCGGACACCGCGGTGTCACCGAGCACCGGCACGGTCCAGCCGATCTTGGCAAGGCTTTTCAGCACGTAGCCGACGGGTGCGCCGTAAGCGGTCATGGCGATCGCGTCCGGTGCGGAGCCGCGCAGGTTCTGCAGCTGCGGCGTCATGTCGAGCGCCTTCGCGTCGAACTGCTGCTCCCCGACCACCTGCAGGCCGGCCGCGGTGAGGGCCTGGTGCATCTCCCGCACGAAGCTGGCGCCGTAGCTCGTGCTGCCGTAGAGGATGCCGATCTTCTGGTAGCCCTTCTCCT
The sequence above is a segment of the Amycolatopsis viridis genome. Coding sequences within it:
- a CDS encoding branched-chain amino acid ABC transporter ATP-binding protein/permease; protein product: MLTVWRALRAVPSWVLPLALGVVVALLPLGGPGFSFSRQITLACILALLVSGLNLSLGFAGELAVGQAAMYAAGAYTAGLVSKAGVTDILVQLLAGGVVALLVGLITGVPGLRLGSWSLAMTSFFLVLLVPDLLTIFAGATGGRNGLSGIEPATLLGTPLTTDDLYLVIVVVTILWFGVLRNIVVSRHGVAFRVLKQSPVLASSMGISVFRMKLLAYALGALPAGLAGALFANVDLYISPEGFGFVLATTVLAASILGGSASVYGAVVGAAIMQFGPNQATEFQQYALVFTGVFLIVGGVLLKGGLANLGKRLVTWLDRAANVRSGPAAPADAGLPPVSGATLAVEDVSKAFGGNQALKGVTLHARPGRVTALIGPNGSGKTTLLNMVCGFYRTDAGTISVGRRQIHGLAPHEVARAGVARTFQTPNIPEGITVLEAVISGRYTAHRASILSAVFRGPRFRRVRREDRLEAERVLALAGMTGLRDVEAASLPLGMRRLLEVVRALIGGGGVLLLDEAASGLDEDEIERLAGLIRRIRDAGGTVVLVEHNFRLVLDLADDIVVLAHGQVMASGPPEVIENDPRVASEYLGIEGEADLAGAQGEQA
- a CDS encoding nuclear transport factor 2 family protein, translated to MTLTTEDRMELADLVARYAAAVDDRDFAAAAALFTEDAVLAIPSPPDDLRPVVVRDGRAAIAEALHAVEAFTRTQHALVGQVFDGGPGEASGRLAAVAHHLGPDPAGDQVVVTWYLRYLDRYRRTGDGWRFTRRELHLDWVQTYTPDRWQERARRDHA
- a CDS encoding branched-chain amino acid ABC transporter permease produces the protein MTLIFGGLALGAVYAFVAIGYNIVFISSKTFNFAQAQLIMIGSFVAYTGLVTLHLPAPIVALLALAVVFVVAAIEERVAIRPLKDPHAVLVTTLGASVLLDGAAQLIWGTQPLPVPFFGGDGVLTILGGRAYPVELALVVVAVLLVLLLTWASRRFVLGLALLGMSEDREAAMLRGVNVRRLVFGSFACAGALAGVLGLFVGPETYAVATLGTALALKGFVVLAIGGFGSIPGTLVGGLIVGLVEALASRYFGGEFATIAVFAVFITILMARPAGLFVRTRERAV
- a CDS encoding LLM class F420-dependent oxidoreductase, which produces MTWEVFLMEYAVMAPVAAGVTARPEWMAGFARHVEECGFDSIVAVEHTVVVNRYSSVYPYASSGKMELADDCDIPDPLDLLMFLAAHTSRVELATGVLVLPNHHPVVLAKRAATLDALSGGRLRLSVGVGWMREEIEACGAEFGTRGRRADEQIDVLRLLWTDRSPTGADHDGEFFTFRGAMTYPKPARPGGVPIHIGGHSRAAARRAGRRGDGLQPIGVDGERLRELLDLMRREAELAGRDPDALEVTLGHSVRAVTPEKAGALAAQGADRLVLQPSPSDDLSAVRDELSACAQRLGLAS
- a CDS encoding CoA transferase subunit A, which produces MAGKTLTLDEFATRVTSGMTIGIGGWGSRRKPMALVRALLRSPVTDLTVVTLGGPEVGLLCAAGKVRKLVYGFVSLDSIPLDPHFRAARESGAVETAEYDEGMFVTGLRAAANRLSFLPIRAGLGSDVLTMNPGLRTVASPYADEEYVAMPALPLDVALVHVNRADPVGNVQYLGPDPYFDDLYAMAAGACYVSCEEIVPTGRLLDHAPAQTLLFSRMYTTGVVETPRGAHFTSCVPDYDRDEAFQAHYAAAAKDPEAWQGFARTFLDGGEQDYQAAVARFHDHAAPRQESRA
- a CDS encoding TetR/AcrR family transcriptional regulator, with protein sequence MATRTRRGSAKRAAGPAGGTSGSDRRDELLGIAAALFATRGYAETTVRDIADEAGILSGSLYHHFSSKEAMLDEILRGFLTDLLDRFNRIEREFEDPRQALDELIAASFQSISTTPHAVALYQNQVDTLLRQPGFEYVGECSRQVEKAWLRVLLAGQKAGVFREDVDMNLMYRFIRDTVWSTVRWYRPRGKYKPEAVAKQYLDVLYGGLLTS
- a CDS encoding nuclear transport factor 2 family protein, which codes for MSVADRLDRLESIEEIRRLVSTYALALDSRDVDRLVSLFVPDVRVAGGGTGREALAAWFGPVLRPYGVTFHLIGNHVIEFTDADHATGVVYCRPEHEVGDEWIVMPMQYWDRYERTPEGWRFRSRTVQPFYAADVRHGPNEAGGRFHFPGNPLVDSATLPEKWRSWQEFWAGGA
- a CDS encoding ABC transporter ATP-binding protein, which translates into the protein MTTAEPVLRVRNLATGYGDLRVVWDVSFDVYPGQLTVLLGRNGAGKTTTLRAVSGLNKVTGGTVTLSGEDVTKAAPHQRVRRGMAYVQEGKRVFHSLTVEQNLVMGGYTRRMSRSALVREAGWIYELFPVLGQKRGLPAGSMSGGQQQMLAIGQALMANPSLLLLDEPSGGLAPVIVNEVMARVAELKETGLAIVLVEQAVEASVRVADHVVVLDMGRLVLSSPAAELTDLDRLRNAYFGRVPAE
- a CDS encoding AMP-binding protein, translating into MGTVDTPMTIPGLVAEVARRHPDQPAVVDGNVRITYAQLAEQVTGTARAYAERGLRRGDRAAVWAPNRLEFVLAVLGAQTIGAAVVPLNSRYRGHEAATILARSRAATLVLAGGFLGTDFLGMLRAAAAELPGPAGHGPVPGLPHLHTVVDLGAATSDGDVLSWAGFTEGGRGVDEDRFAAMVAAVTPDDICDIMFTSGTTGVPKGVLSAQRQTIDVARIWAERAGLGTGDRYAVVNPLFHGFGYKAGMIASLTAGTTIYPVAAFDSEALLELIQAERISVLPGPPTLFTSLLDHPRLHQYDTSSLRYSVAGAATVPRSLFRRMRDELGFDSVSQAYGLTEAVVVTQSRPGEDPEHLAETTGPPVEGMEVRIADPDGREVPAGEEGEVLIRGRNVMLGYFEDERATAAAIDAGGWFHSGDIGRVDEHGCLQITDRIKDMFTVGGFNVYPAEVENVLASHPDVSESAVVAKPDPRMGSVALAFVVPRRNATPSVAELIEYCRARLANFKVPREIVVRAELPKNASGKILKTELRAAQRA
- a CDS encoding SDR family oxidoreductase; this encodes MTIELGLSGKVALVTGGARGVGAGIVETFRAAGAAVETCGRSDRDGVPGYTRVDVRDEQQIARWVEEVAERHGHIDIVVNNAGGAPFSEFAGASTRFHRRIVELNFLSAAYVAHAVHPVMCAQDEGGVVLNITSISARRASPGTAVYGAAKAALESLTRSLAVEWAPRVRVNAISAGLVATPGATDHYGDAEQVARIAATIPRGVFATPADVGQACLLLATDLAAHITGAVLNVDGGGEWPAFLQHAPR
- a CDS encoding CoA-transferase subunit beta — encoded protein: MTVTRAEICAVACADAWRDSGEVLAHAVGVVPTIGARLARLTHNPDLVLSDGEAFLLAGPPPAGATAEDGGVIEGWIPFGRIFDIVASGRRHSMMGASQLDRYGNQNISLIGDWRRPKRQLIGVRGAPGNTVNHRTDYWVPRHSVKVFVDRVDVVCGVGHDRARAGGAGRFHDLGVVITDLAVLDYDAAGRLRLRSAHPGVAVADVVRNTGFELDTTGATTTRLPTAEELRLIREVLDPAGSRDQEVRPSS
- a CDS encoding SDR family NAD(P)-dependent oxidoreductase → MPDRPRVCVVTGGALGIGGAVSRRFAAAGDLVVLNDIDAGAARATCRDIEAAGGRCVVVPGDITEDAVVTATAEAALTAAGGRVDVLVNNVGDFRPVAWTFDRSTPDQWRRLYELNLHHVFTMTHALLPAMIGQGHGAIVNNATVEAFRGIPGKAVYSAFNAGVVAFTRSLAVEAGRHGVRVNAIAPDLADTPQTPAAAMLRGRDPELIRSWVPMGRFGDPDDYAAAVWFLASDEARFITGHTLPVDGGTLAASGWYGRADGKGWTNLPGRP